A window from Dioscorea cayenensis subsp. rotundata cultivar TDr96_F1 chromosome 10, TDr96_F1_v2_PseudoChromosome.rev07_lg8_w22 25.fasta, whole genome shotgun sequence encodes these proteins:
- the LOC120270646 gene encoding uncharacterized protein LOC120270646 isoform X2, whose product MGASFVGIEIKVVVPYGKAKEAVEFYKEAFGAEEVKCKTHSSLDSENDLLDPILCAQLKIGSSTFLVCDQPDASSSAVVGILAELEEQVLVENIMCY is encoded by the exons ATGGGAGCAAGCTTTGTAGGCATTGAGATCAAAGTGGTTGTGCCTTATGGGAAGGCAAAGGAGGCTGTGGAGTTCTACAAAGAAGCCTTTGGCGCGGAGGAAGTGAAGTGCAAGACTCATTCAAGTCTCGACAGCGAGAATGATCTCCTTGATCCTATTCTCTGTGCTCAGCTCAAGATTGGCTCTTCTACCTTCCTTGTCTGTGACCAGCCTGATGCTTCCTCCTCAGCAGT AGTTGGTATTCTAGCAGAGTTGGAGGAGCAAGTCCTGGTGGAAAACATCATGTGTTATTGA
- the LOC120270646 gene encoding uncharacterized protein At5g48480-like isoform X1 has protein sequence MGASFVGIEIKVVVPYGKAKEAVEFYKEAFGAEEVKCKTHSSLDSENDLLDPILCAQLKIGSSTFLVCDQPDASSSAVKLAEMENGIFFRMETDDVVGALARAMKAGAKKVGEVIEEACVCTGVQAGTVIDPFGVAWTITSISGASSSNKCC, from the exons ATGGGAGCAAGCTTTGTAGGCATTGAGATCAAAGTGGTTGTGCCTTATGGGAAGGCAAAGGAGGCTGTGGAGTTCTACAAAGAAGCCTTTGGCGCGGAGGAAGTGAAGTGCAAGACTCATTCAAGTCTCGACAGCGAGAATGATCTCCTTGATCCTATTCTCTGTGCTCAGCTCAAGATTGGCTCTTCTACCTTCCTTGTCTGTGACCAGCCTGATGCTTCCTCCTCAGCAGT AAAATTAGCGGAGATGGAGAATGGAATTTTCTTCAGAATGGAAACAGACGATGTGGTAGGGGCCTTAGCAAGGGCTATGAAAGCTGGAGCTAAGAAGGTGGGTGAGGTTATAGAGGAAGCATGTGTGTGCACTGGAGTGCAAGCTGGAACAGTGATTGATCCTTTCGGTGTTGCATGGACCATTACTTCCATCTCCGGCGCTTCGTCCTCAAACAAATGTTGCTGA